The genomic window AAGCTCTACCTCGCCGAGCTACGGGCGGACGAATTCGAAGAGGTCAATTGCCCCGACGATCGGGTGCCTGCAGGTTACCGTCCCAATCTGGTGGCCCGCATCCGGGGCAAGGACCCTTCGCGAACGGTATGGATCATGAGCCATCTCGACGTCGTACCGCCCGGGGAAAGAGCCCTTTGGGACAGCGATCCCTTTGAGCTCCGCGTGGAGGACGGAAAGCTTTTCGGCCGGGGCGTAGAAGACAATCAGCAAGGCATCGTCTCTTCCTACTTCGCCGCCAAGGCCCTGCGGGACTTGGGCATTGAGCCGGCCTACAATGTAGGGCTTGTGCTGGTGGCTGATGAGGAGACCGGGAGCCGCCGCGGTCTCCACTACGTGCTCGAGAAGCGGGGGACCCTGTTTCAGCCGCAGGATCTGATCATTGTGCCGGATGCCGGGGATCCGGATGGAACTATGATCGAAGTGGCCGAGAAGAGCATCCTCTGGCTCCGGTTCCGGACCCTGGGCAAGCAGTGCCATGCTTCCACCCCGGAGGAGGGACGAAACGCGTTCAAGGCGGCCTGTTACCTTGCGGTGCGGCTCCAGGAGCTGTACCAGGCCTTTCCCGACCGGCACGAGCTCTTCTCGCCCCCCATCTCCACGTTCGAGCCGACGAAGAAAGAGGCCAACGTGCCCAATGTGAACACGATCCCCGGCGAGGACGTCTTCTACTACGACTGCCGTGTGCTGCCCAAGTACCGCTTGGAGGAAGTGGAGGAGCTCATCGCTAAGCACGTGGCCAGGGTCGAAGAGGAGTTCGGGGTCAAGATCGAGGTTTCCTCGCCGCAGAGGCTGCAAGCCGCACCCGCCACCCCCGCCGATGCCCCCGTGGTGCGCGCTCTCCAGCAGGCCATTCGAGATCTGCGGGGCAAGGAAGCCAGACCCAAGGGCATCGGTGGAGGCACGGTGGCAGCGCATTTCCGGCTGCGTGGGTTGCCGGCCGCCGTCTGGGCCACCCTCAACGGAGCTGCTCACCAGCCCAATGAGTTCTGCCTCTTGGACAATTTGGTGGCCGACGCTCAGGTCTTCGCCCACGTTTTTGTAGCGGGAAACTGAGGTCCTGCGTCCCCGCCCGCGGGGAACAGGGGTCTCGCTCTGTTGATATCGACTACTCGCA from candidate division KSB1 bacterium includes these protein-coding regions:
- a CDS encoding M20 family metallo-hydrolase, producing KLYLAELRADEFEEVNCPDDRVPAGYRPNLVARIRGKDPSRTVWIMSHLDVVPPGERALWDSDPFELRVEDGKLFGRGVEDNQQGIVSSYFAAKALRDLGIEPAYNVGLVLVADEETGSRRGLHYVLEKRGTLFQPQDLIIVPDAGDPDGTMIEVAEKSILWLRFRTLGKQCHASTPEEGRNAFKAACYLAVRLQELYQAFPDRHELFSPPISTFEPTKKEANVPNVNTIPGEDVFYYDCRVLPKYRLEEVEELIAKHVARVEEEFGVKIEVSSPQRLQAAPATPADAPVVRALQQAIRDLRGKEARPKGIGGGTVAAHFRLRGLPAAVWATLNGAAHQPNEFCLLDNLVADAQVFAHVFVAGN